The proteins below come from a single Dysgonomonadaceae bacterium PH5-43 genomic window:
- a CDS encoding adenine-specific DNA-methyltransferase (product_source=KO:K07318; cath_funfam=1.10.260.40,3.40.50.150; cog=COG3392; ko=KO:K07318; pfam=PF01381,PF02086; smart=SM00530; superfamily=47413,53335), producing MYAVGIILKEIREEAGVPLQEVQQNVGIDLTQLSRIENGKRLPTIEQIQRLAQFYNFDDTKLLIQRESDKIVSTLEYPEVAIEALKVAEDKIAYGSKYLSLFQDVIYQKPIALESRRYIGSKAKLSDWIMDLIETETKNVQTFTDIFAGTATISARALSKYKKVIVNDFLYANNIIYKAFFGTGNWNENKVSSIITSYNSLDPETIPENYFSENFGGKFYEHSVSKLIGHIRQNIEDMKHELTGKEYSILLATLIYNIDKLANTVGHFDAYIKKPIKPQPLRMRMIDAKGFENVEIHKEDANLLARNIKSDLVYIDPPYNSRQYCRFYHLYETLIKWDKPKLHGVALKPEPENMSAYCTVKARSRFEDLVRNLNTRYLVVSYNNTYNSKSNSSENKIRLEEIEEILNRCGDTKTFECSHRFFNTGKTEFNDHKELLFITKVDEARKNKSFPTLLCWGQI from the coding sequence ATGTACGCGGTTGGAATCATATTAAAAGAGATACGTGAAGAAGCAGGAGTTCCTTTGCAGGAGGTTCAGCAGAACGTTGGTATTGATTTAACTCAATTGAGCCGAATCGAAAACGGTAAGCGTTTGCCTACTATCGAGCAAATTCAACGATTGGCACAATTTTATAACTTTGACGATACAAAACTTCTCATTCAGCGGGAAAGCGACAAAATAGTTAGTACCCTAGAATATCCGGAAGTTGCCATAGAAGCACTTAAAGTTGCGGAGGATAAAATAGCCTATGGAAGCAAGTATCTTTCTTTATTCCAGGATGTAATATATCAGAAGCCTATCGCACTGGAAAGTCGGAGGTATATCGGCAGTAAAGCTAAATTGTCTGACTGGATAATGGATTTGATCGAAACGGAAACAAAAAATGTGCAGACCTTTACAGATATATTTGCTGGTACGGCTACTATTTCTGCTCGAGCATTATCCAAATACAAGAAAGTCATTGTGAACGATTTCTTATATGCTAATAACATTATCTATAAAGCATTTTTCGGAACAGGCAATTGGAATGAGAATAAGGTAAGCAGTATAATCACAAGTTACAATTCGCTTGATCCCGAAACCATTCCGGAAAATTATTTTTCTGAAAATTTCGGCGGAAAGTTTTATGAACACAGTGTATCAAAACTTATCGGACATATTCGGCAGAATATAGAAGATATGAAACATGAGTTGACAGGAAAAGAGTATAGTATATTGTTGGCGACTCTTATTTATAATATCGACAAATTAGCCAATACGGTGGGGCATTTTGACGCATACATCAAGAAACCGATTAAACCTCAACCTCTTCGGATGAGGATGATCGATGCAAAAGGTTTTGAGAATGTGGAAATTCACAAAGAAGATGCAAATCTGTTGGCGCGAAATATTAAATCAGATTTGGTGTATATTGATCCTCCTTATAACTCCCGCCAGTATTGCCGTTTTTATCATCTCTATGAGACGTTGATTAAATGGGATAAACCGAAGCTACACGGAGTAGCTCTTAAACCGGAACCGGAGAATATGAGTGCTTATTGCACCGTCAAGGCTCGAAGCCGTTTTGAAGACTTGGTACGGAACCTGAATACGCGTTATCTAGTAGTTTCCTACAATAATACTTACAACTCCAAAAGTAATTCTTCCGAGAATAAGATAAGACTTGAAGAGATTGAGGAAATATTGAACAGATGCGGAGATACAAAAACATTTGAATGCTCCCATCGTTTTTTCAATACAGGAAAAACAGAATTTAACGACCACAAAGAATTACTTTTTATTACGAAAGTGGATGAAGCAAGAAAAAATAAATCGTTCCCCACTCTTTTATGTTGGGGACAAATATAA
- a CDS encoding hypothetical protein (product_source=Hypo-rule applied; superfamily=47090), translated as MPLHFLPFGFDDCLVNYWEKVVQFDKYARETSDFLDSNQMFFPVEVSIKHLEVITILYELRKNAYDISFDRKYTTKERALKTFELFYNFNKTGISELRQELIDEYRLLIGVSSSKTVSANEYRLISEL; from the coding sequence GTGCCCTTACACTTTCTTCCTTTTGGTTTTGATGATTGTCTAGTGAATTATTGGGAGAAAGTTGTTCAGTTTGATAAATATGCAAGAGAAACAAGCGACTTTTTAGATAGTAATCAAATGTTTTTCCCCGTAGAGGTTTCGATTAAGCATTTAGAGGTAATAACGATTCTTTATGAATTAAGAAAAAATGCTTATGATATTTCTTTTGATAGAAAATATACAACAAAAGAAAGAGCACTAAAGACATTTGAATTATTTTACAATTTCAATAAAACAGGAATCAGTGAATTAAGGCAGGAATTAATAGACGAATACAGACTTTTAATTGGAGTTTCTTCATCAAAAACAGTATCGGCAAATGAATATCGACTAATATCTGAATTATAG